A part of Arachis hypogaea cultivar Tifrunner chromosome 12, arahy.Tifrunner.gnm2.J5K5, whole genome shotgun sequence genomic DNA contains:
- the LOC112727289 gene encoding uncharacterized protein isoform X2, whose protein sequence is MKFLDWYLKIGVVSALVGASMELFMIKTGFYDKVTVLESEKRAWENSPEAQAVRDALNPWRHVEAERTKRS, encoded by the exons ATGAAGTTTCTTGATTGGTACTTGAAGATTGGGGTCGTTTCGGCTCTGGTTGGGGCTTCTATGGAGTTGTTCATGATCAAAACTGGTTTCT ATGACAAGGTAACTGTTTTGGAGTCAGAAAAGCGAGCCTGGGAGAATTCCCCCGAGGCTCAGGCAGTTAGAGATGCTCTCAATCCTTGGAGACATGTTGAAGCAGAAAGAACAAAAAGGTCTTAA
- the LOC112727289 gene encoding uncharacterized protein isoform X1: MKFLDWYLKIGVVSALVGASMELFMIKTGFLGEGSRRDKRLLVAPRTAWTWVELRGKNWNNDKVTVLESEKRAWENSPEAQAVRDALNPWRHVEAERTKSI; this comes from the exons ATGAAGTTTCTTGATTGGTACTTGAAGATTGGGGTCGTTTCGGCTCTGGTTGGGGCTTCTATGGAGTTGTTCATGATCAAAACTGGTTTCT TGGGGGAAGGCTCACGGAGGGACAAAAGACTATTGGTAGCTCCCAGGACGGCATGGACTTGGGTTGAGTTGAGAGGGAAGAATTGGAACA ATGACAAGGTAACTGTTTTGGAGTCAGAAAAGCGAGCCTGGGAGAATTCCCCCGAGGCTCAGGCAGTTAGAGATGCTCTCAATCCTTGGAGACATGTTGAAGCAGAAAGAACAAAAAG CATTTGA
- the LOC112727289 gene encoding uncharacterized protein isoform X3 — protein sequence MKFLDWYLKIGVVSALVGASMELFMIKTGFYDKVTVLESEKRAWENSPEAQAVRDALNPWRHVEAERTKSI from the exons ATGAAGTTTCTTGATTGGTACTTGAAGATTGGGGTCGTTTCGGCTCTGGTTGGGGCTTCTATGGAGTTGTTCATGATCAAAACTGGTTTCT ATGACAAGGTAACTGTTTTGGAGTCAGAAAAGCGAGCCTGGGAGAATTCCCCCGAGGCTCAGGCAGTTAGAGATGCTCTCAATCCTTGGAGACATGTTGAAGCAGAAAGAACAAAAAG CATTTGA